A single genomic interval of bacterium harbors:
- a CDS encoding DUF4382 domain-containing protein: MQKMKISKISIFAAIFLAGALAFACSPGDDDDDDDDSGGGESGRLQLSMIDAPVDEADAVWITIASVRLHYIGPVDDDADDDGDDDDDSGDDDDSDDDSDDDDDDDDDDDDDDDDDD; this comes from the coding sequence ATGCAAAAGATGAAAATTTCCAAGATATCCATTTTTGCGGCGATTTTTTTGGCCGGCGCGCTCGCCTTCGCGTGTTCGCCGGGCGACGACGATGACGATGACGACGATAGTGGCGGCGGCGAATCGGGGCGGCTTCAGTTGAGCATGATCGACGCGCCGGTGGACGAGGCCGATGCCGTATGGATCACGATCGCGTCGGTTCGCCTGCATTACATCGGCCCCGTTGATGACGACGCTGATGACGACGGCGATGACGACGACGATTCCGGCGACGACGACGATTCCGACGACGATTCCGACGACGATGACGATGACGATGACGATGACGATGACGACGACGATGACGACGAC